TTTGTTGTTTTGGCTTATATATTGGCTATATAAAAAACAACCCGCTATAACGTTTTGTGTTTTAGCGGGTTATGTGATAAAGTGGTGATCCCCACGGGACTCGAACCCATATCAAAGGAACCGGAATCCTTCATTCTATCCATTGAACTAGGGGACCATATTATCCGAGTGCAAAGCTAATCAAATTTTTAAAAAAAGGGAGCAAATTGCTCCCTTTTTTAATGTATAATAGATAAACTATTTTACTTTTTTACGAGTAGCGTAGCTTACACGTAAAGAATTCGCTTTACGCAATTCTTGTTTTACGTCGGTTACGATACCCATTTTCGTAAACTGATCCACTTTCAAGTTATTCGTGATCATGTTTCGTTCTTCCTCTTTACGAGTTTCTTGTTCAGCGGCAACGAAACTACTAATTTCACTTACGTTTGCCAGCTTATCATTCAACTGAATACGAGGTTCACTTCCGTAAGTCGCCACGTACTGGTCTTTCGGTTTTCCGATGAAGATATTACTAACCAAAGATTTTTTCTCTAGCTTGCTAATCTCTTTTGCTTCGGGCATACCGTTATCAACCATCACGAGAACTTCTCGCATCGTGGTACTAACCATGAAGAAGAATAATAGCATGAACACAATGTCCGGTAGAGACGCTGTTGAAATTGCAGGGGTCTCTTTTCCGCCTTCTTTTCTAAATTTAGCCATTACCTCTTTCCTCCTTTCCCGATGTTTTTAGGTTCTGCCTCGGATATAGCGGTAGGAACAAGTTTTCTCACAGCATCCATTTGTTCTTCTGTAAGATCACTATATTTCTTACCCCATTTTTCCATGGCTTTCATATCCCTAATTTCATTATATGCTGCTGTCAGTTCATCTTGAACGGCAATGTACATTTTGTATGAAGTTCCCCGGTCACTTTGAAGAGAGATAATTCCTCTTGAAACTTCGGCTTGTCCAAAGAAAGGAATTTCCTTAACAACTTTACTCGGTAAATCTTCTCTGTTTTGCGGGTTCAAAATAAACTCTTTAGCCTTTTCCTTCAGGTTCTCAATTTGCATCAGTTCCCCGTTCACAGCCAACAAATCGTTCTTGTTTACCAATACCTGTAATATATTACGTTTGGCAACAGGAGGTGCAATCACCTGATCTGGTGGCGGCATCGGTGGTAACCGTCTGAATAATCCCGAATCCACATCCATCGTTGTTGTCATCAAGAAGAATGTCAACAGCAAAAATGCGATATCCGCGGTGGAGGAGGCATTAATTTCTGGTGTTTTTTTTCTTGCCATAATCTCTTTTTTATCCTTCAGGAAAATTATCTAACGCGTCTAATAATTTCTGTAACAACAATAGCACCAATAGCTCCTATTCCCAAGAAATAAGTCGTGATTAGGATGGTGTCAGTGAATTTTAAAGTTCCCGGAACGTTGTCCGCACCGCTATATCCCGGAATATTCATGATAGTTCCGTCAGACATCGAGTAAGCGATTAACACGAGGAGAATGATCCCTGCAAGGGCAATAAAGCTCTTCATCGCTTCCTTTGGTCTGGTGAATAATCTAGCAACCGGGAATATTAACGCTGCAACAATGGCAACGCCAAATAAAAGATATGACCACCATAGTAGTTGTTCCGTGTATACCGGGGTGGAATATTGTGAGTTTGGAAGTTCGCCTCCAAAATAAAATAACCCCAATAACACGATCGTAACGACGAACATTACGATGGTCATGATGTTTAATATTTTGTTTATTTTCTGCATGGTTTAGTGTTTTTGATTGTATTTGACAAGAATGTCTAATAAAGTTACGGAAGCGTCTTCCATGTCATTAACAATACTTTCAATCTTAGCAATACAGTAGTTGTAGAATACTTGAAGAATCATGGCTACGATCAAACCACCCACGGTCGTGATCAATGCAACCTTGATACCTCCAGCCACCAATGACGGTTGGATATCTCCTGCTGCTTGAATCTTATCGAAGGCGTCGATCATACCGATTACAGTTCCCAAGAATCCTAACATCGGGGCCAATCCAATAAACAAACTAATCCAAGACATTCCTTTTTCCAAAAGTCCCATTTGAACAGAACCGTATGATACAACTGATTTTTCAACCATGTCGATTCCTTGATCATAACGGCATAACCCTTGATAGAAAATACTTGCAATGGGGCCTCTTGTGTTGCGGCAAACTTCTTTTGCAGCTTCAACTCCACCGTTGTTTAATGCATCTTCAACACTTACAATTAATTTTTTCGTGTTGGTTGATGCCAAATTCAAATAGATAACTCTTTCAATAGCGATAGCCAAACCGAAGATCAAACACAAGATAACGAAACTCATGAAAGCGGCACCTCCCTCGATGAATTTTTGTTTCAAGGCAGCGTGGAAAGAAGTACTTTCGATTTGTGATTCGTCTTCTAATACGGTAGGATCTGTAGTTTCCTCTTCTTCTTGATAAGTTTCAGTGGTCTCTGTTTGAGTTGTTTCATTCTCTTGAGCCATTAGCATAGATGATGCTCCAATAGTAAGCATTCCTAAAACTGCTATTAGTGCAAATAATTTTCTCATGATCAATTTAACTGATTTTTAGTTTATTAATAATTAAAATTTAACTCTATAATATCTGTTTAAGCTGTTTCTTTCTTGTTTTACACCGCATACCGGTTAAAATCGGGCACCAAGGTATAAAAAAAATGTTAAAATCCAATATATTTGGGGGATATTTCTCCCTTCAAGCCGTTATTTAAATATTTTTTTATTTCGTTAGTGTCTTTATATTTGCCCAGTACATACATCATTTTACATACAGCGGCCTCCGTGGTAATGTCGTGACCGCTGATGACTCCAGCGTTAAGTAGCTCTCTACTTGTTTCATACTTGCCCATCTCGACACTCCCGCCTTGACATTGGGTGACGTTATACACGAAAATTCCCTTTGATAGTACTTCCTTAACCTTGTTAAGAAAAACTTTATTCGTGGGAGCGTTGCCTGACCCGTATGTTTCCAGTATGATTCCTTTTAACCCGGGAATCCCTGTTACCGCATCAATCACTTCCGGTCTCATGCCCGGGAATATTTTCAATATGGCGATATTCGTGTCCACGTCACAGAATGCACTTACGGGTTCCGTTCGCGGGGTGTAATCGATTGCACTGTAATCGTAATGGATATGTATCCCGATGTTTGCCAATGCCGGGTAGTTGAATGACTGGAAAGCATCAAAACTTTCCGCATTTATTTTTGTCGTCCGGTTTCCTCGGAATAGTTTATCCCCGAACAGGATGCAGACTTCCGGAACAATGGCCTTTTCTTGATCGTAAGCGGCTGCTATTTCAATGGCCGCGATCAGGTTTTCTTTCCCGTCCGTTCTGATTTTCCCGATAGGTAGCTGGGAACCGGTAAAGATCACGGGTTTGGTCAAGTTATTTAACATGAAACTCAAGGCTGCGGCCGAGTAGGCCATGGTGTCCGTTCCATGCAGGACAACAAATCCCCGGTAATCATCGTAATTCTTCAGGATGATTGAACAGAGGTCTTTCCACAATTGTGGTTGGAGATCCGAGGAATCTATGATTTCCGGTAAGGTGTAACTATCTATCGTGAATCCAAATTCTTTGATTTCCGGAACCTCGCAAGCGATCTGGTCAAAATTGAAAGGGCATAACGCCCCGGTTTCAGGGTCGTTTACCATCCCGATTGTACCTCCGGTATATATAATTAACACGGGTTTTGTCATACGCACTAAGTTAAAAACTAAAACATTACAAGCTTTAAGCTCCCTCTGCACTTTTCGTCAGTAAATTACCTGTCTGTATCTTTTCTATGAACAGTTCGCACTACTGACGTGCAAATTAAATAAATTCATTGCATTATTCGTTGTTATTTCCTCGACTTTTTTCATGTCGATCCCTATAATTTCAGCAATTTTAGCGGCTATACACGGAATATAACTACTTTCATTGCGTTTACCCCGGTAGGGAACGGGGGCAAGATAGGGAGCATCCGTTTCTAATACAAGGTGTTCTGCCCCGATTCTCCCCACGACTTCTGCCATGGATGATTTTTTGAAGGTAACGACACCACCGATCCCCAGTAGAAAACCTAAGTCTATTGCCCGCCGGGCATCTTCTTCCGTGCCGGGGAAACAGTGGAATATGCCTTTCATGTTATAGTGTTGCCTTTTTAACACGGTAAATATTTCTATTAGCGAGTCTCTCGAATGGATGATGACGGGCAAGTCCATTTCCCTGGCGATGTTTAATTGTCGTTCGAAGACAATAATTTGTTCCTTGTAAAATGTTTTATCCCAGTAAAGATCAATTCCACATTCTCCGATTCCGTGTATTGTTTCTTGGCCTAATAATTTCTCGAAAAGTTGCATTTCCGTTTTGTAGGATTCGTTTACGGAAGTCGGGTGTACTCCCAGCGTGGGGTACATCATGTCCGGGTGGGCTTGTGCCAGTGATAACATTGCTTGCCGGGTTGTGCTGTCAATGTCCGGTAGTACAATCTGTCGAACGTTGGCTGCTAACGCCCGTTGAATAACTTCTTCCCTGTCATTGTCGAACTCTTCGGCATAGATGTGTGAGTGAGTATCTATAAACATATTTGTGATATAAGTGTCATTCTTCTTGTCGCGAAAGTAGTGAATTGTTTATGGATTGGCAACTAGGGGTGTTTAGCATCCTTTTTCTCGGGGTTATTCATGTCCGTTACATGGCGGTAGGGCGACTATTGGGAGGCTGTTAGGCGCCATCGCCCGATTGTCGCCCGATGCTCGCCCGATGCTCGCCCGATTATCGCCGCCATTTTAACAGATGGAAAACAAAAATAACATACTCGAATATCCCGTCAACGGGGTTAATAACGAGGCTATTCACGCTCAAGAATAGAATTTGGGGCCATTATATCCCGGTAAAGGCCTGGGATAAAGGATACATCACCTATTCCGGGGTCGCGGCATCCATCTCTTCGAAGCTTCTTAATGATAATCATATTATCTTTATTGTTTTATGTCCGGGAACGAACGGGTATAGAGGCAGACGGCAAGTTTTTTTTGTGGCATGAGTTTGCTGCTTGTCATATTTTTCATTAGGTTTGTGTTTAATAACAAAAGTATTTGTATGGACGTGGAAAACGACAGTTCGTTGCGAATAGACGAGCAAGTATTTAAAAATTTGTTTGATAAATTTTATCAAGCCTTGTGCGTTTTTGCGTCCACCTATTTGAAAGATGATGCCTTGTCTGCCGATATTGTTCAGGAAGGGTTCGTGAAATTCTGGAACAAGCGGGAGGGGTTTGATAATTATTTCAAGGTGAAATCTTTCCTTTATACCATGGTGCGGAATGATTGTTTGAATTATATACGCGATAACAAGTTGAGGCGGGAGGATCTTTCCGTGGTTGAATCTCTTGAATTTTACACGGAGACGCTGGTGGAGGAAGAGGCCTATCGAATGTTTTATAATGCCGTGGAATCCTTACCTCACCAAACCCGACAAGTGATTTTGTTGTCCATGGATGGCTTGAAAAATAGCGAGATTGCCGGACAGCTGGGAATTGCCGAGAGTTCCGTGCATACGTTAAAGAAAATAGCGTACAAGAAATTGCGTAAGATTTTGCGAGAATATTATTATCTGGTTTTTATTTTTCTTCTAAATAAGTAGTTGATCTCTATTGTTTTCCGTTTTTTTCTTTCAAAAAAGTGAATTTTTCGTTCCCCATAAATTCTGTTTTTCGTGTTGTAATAGTAGAAAGATAAATAACGTGTCGTAGAAACTTGGTATACGATGGTGTTAAATCTTGATAATGTACGAATATTGAGTTACGTGGCGAATAAATTTATATGGAACGAATGGACAAAAATAGTAAGGAATTGATGGATGACCCGTTTTTGCTAGCTTCTTGGATCGCAAAATCGATGGCCGGAGAATTGTCCGATGAAGAATTGCAATTATTGGATGAGTGGCGAATGGCTTCAGGGCGAAACCGTCGGTTGTATGACCGAATCGTCAGTCGGGAAGGGTGGGAATCGAAACAAAAACATTTCACGGCTTTTGATAAAGTTTCCGGTTGGCAGGGATACTCGAAAAAATTAAAGAAAACAGAGAAAAAAGCGATACGCTGGCGTGTGTTTTTACGTTACGCGGCAGTTTTGTTGATCCCCTTGGGCGCTGCTGTTTATGGCGTTCTTCATTCGGGAGAGGAGACCGTCTCTTTGGCGGATCTGAATGCGATCACACCCGGAGGAACCCGGGCGGAGCTGGTATTACCTTCGGGAGAGGTAGTTGATTTGGTTGAGAAATCCGGGGTGATATCGCGTGGGGAAAATACAGTCATTAATAACGAAGGAAAAACTCTTTCTTATAAAAGTACAGGAAATCAGGCTCCGATGGACTCTTTGAGATATAACGAGGTGATTGTACCGAAAGGAGGGGAGTATCAATTAGTGTTGAGTGACGGAACGCTTGTTTATCTGAATTCCATGACGAAGGTGCGTTTCCCGGAACGTTTTTCTGAAAAATGCCGGGAAGTGGAGGTGTGTGGAGAAGCTTTTTTCGAGGTAACTAAGAACAAAGATGTCCCTTTCATCGTGAAGACCGGGGCGTACGAGATTACGGTGTTGGGAACGAAGTTTAACGTCACGGCGTATGCTGATGAACATATGATCACGACAACATTGGTTGAAGGGGCAGTTTCCATCTCTGGCAAGTGTATTGGAGAGGCAAGAACATTACGGCCTAATGAACAGTTGGTGTTGGATCAAACATCCGGAGGCGTGGAAGTTAGGAAAGTGGACGTGAATTATTATACGGCTTGGAAGGATGGTATGTTCCGGTTCCGGGATGTTCGTTTGGAAGAGATCATGCGAGTGGTGGAACGATGGTATGATATGACTGTCGTGTACGAGGATGAGAGTGTCAAGGATTTGCATTTCGGTTTTAACATGAGTCGTCTCGAAACGATAGAGCCCTTGTTGAATATTTTTGAATTGAACGGTAAAATAAAAATAACGAAAGAGGGGAAAGTGCTGAAAATACAACGAGGTAGATAAAGGCAGGAAATGGTACCAGCATTTCCTGCGGGAATTACTTCGTTAACATTGAGATAATTATTAACTAATAATTGGGAGAGCAAATTTATGGAAAATTTTCTAATGTTTCTCAGGTGCAAACGTGAGAAATTGCAAAAATTATGGCTTATGTCGAAATGGACTTTTTTATTTGTTTTTCTAGGGATAATAAACACGCACGGAACGGTTTATTCCCAGAACGAGCAACAGGTTACAATCTCTATGAAGAATGCCTATTTGAAGGATATTTTATGGGCGATTCAGCGACAAACCACGTTTGTTTTCATGTATCACGAGGAAGATTTGGATAAGGTGGGAAAAGTGAATGTTGAGGCAAAAGCCTCAACGGTGGAAAAGATTTTGAGTGACTGTTTGAAAGGAACTGGCTTGACGTATGTTTTTCAAAATGAGGTGATCGTGCTGAAACCTTTGGATGATGAGAAGAAGAAAGAAATTCGAATTGCCGGTAAGGTGACGGACGAGGAAAAAGCTCCTTTGCCGGGGGTGACAATTATGGTAAAAGGAACGAATCTTGGAACTGCCACGAATGCGGAGGGACGTTACTCGTTGACACTGCCGGAGATGAAAGGAATTACCTTGCTTTTTTCTTTCGTGGGTATGGAACCCCGGGAGGTGAAGTATACCGGGAAGGATATCATTGACGTGGTGATGAGAGAAGACAAGGTGAAAATGGATGAGGTGGTTGTCACGGGATATATGAATGTGAGAAAGGAGAGTTTTACTGGAAATGCGACAACCGTGACGAGGGATCAGTTGATGAAAGTGAATAATAAAAATGTAATTGCAGCTTTACAGGCTTTCGATCCGTCGTTCCGGATTAAGGAAAATAATATTTGGGGATCGGACCCGAATGCCTTGCCGGAATTTAACATCCGGGGAGAGTCAAGTATTGCGGTAAATAAGGGATTGGATGTGGAACAACAGAGACGCAATCAAAGAACGAATCTGAAAGATAATCCCAATATGCCTGTATTTATTTTGGATGGTTTTGAGGTTTCTGTGGAGAAAATATATGACATGGATATGAACCGGATCGAGAGTATGACGATTCTTAAAGATGCGGCAGCCACGGCATTATATGGCTCTCGGGCAGCGAACGGGGTCGTGGTAGTGACCACTGTCGCACCGAAACCGGGTGAGATGCAGATTACTTATAATTTTACCGGGGGTGGGGATTTCCCGGATCTTTCTGATTATAATTTGTGTAATGCCTCCGAGATGCTTGAGGTTGAGCGGCGGGCCGGGTTGTACACCGACCCAAATTCTCAGGCTACGGCCGATATTGACTACAATGGACGGATGCAGCAAATACTGCGAGGGGTTGATACGTATTGGCTAGGCAAGCCTTTGCGTAACGTGTTTAATCATAAACATAGTTTAAATTTGCAAGGGGGAGAGGAAACCATCCGGTATAGTCTTGATTTGAACTATGATAGTAATAACGGGGTGATGAAGGGATCTTATCGTTCAAGGACGGGAGCGGGGTTGACTTTGGATTATCGTCCGAAACGTTGGTTGCAGATGATGAACTCGATAACCTATAACCGGACAAGTACGGAAGATTCTCCTTATGGAGCTTTCAGTACGTACGCCTCGATGAAACCTTATCTCCCAATTCATGATGAGAACGGGGATTTGTTACAAAATTTGAAGGCCGGAAGTTTTACGGCAGTAAATCCCTTGTACGCTGTTAAGTATTTAGGTAATTATAGTGGTAAAGGAAAGTCTGACGATATCACGAATAATTTGAATATCAATATGTATTTCTGGAATGACTTCCAGTTTAAGGGGCAATTCAGTATCACGAAAACGACAAGTAAGACGGAAACATTTAAAGACCCGAAAGATGCAATTTTTCAGCAAACGGGCATAACGGATGAACAGAAAGGGTCTCTTGACCGGACAACCGGAGACAGTTGGAGTTGGAATGTGAATGCGATGTTGTATTATAACAAAACGGTGGGAAAACATCATTTTATTAATGCAACATTGGGAATGAATGCGAAGGAGGCGGAAAGTGAAACAGTACAGGCAAAATTCGTTGGATTCGGTATTGGAGGGATGAATACTCCGATATTTGCGGCGGATCAACCCGATAAATCACAGGTGTCCGCTTCCAAAAGCCGGTTGATAGGTTTCTTGGGATCTGTAAATTATTCGTACGATGATATTTATCTGTTTGATGCCTCTTTCCGTTTTGATGCCTCGTCACAATTCGGTAAGGATAAACGTTGGGCTCCGTTCTGGTCTGTCGGGGGAGGAATAAATTTCCATAATTACAAATTTTTGAAAGATAATTGGTTGATTAGTACTTTGAAGATAAGAGCTACTTATGGAAGTACGGGTAATGTTAATTTCCCGATTAGCATGGCCACGACGACTTACCAGATAAATACGGATAGTTGGTTTTTCACGGGTGCGGGAGCGCAATTTAACACGTTGGGAAATCCTCGGTTGACGTGGGAGAAAACGAATACCGTGGATGCCGGTTTCACGATTGCTTTGTTGAATGATTTGATTTATCTGGATGCGTCTTATTATTGTAAAAAGACGGAAGATTTGATTGATGAGATCAGCGTGAGACATTCCTCTGGTTTTAAAACTTATAATATAAACTCCGGTGCGATTAAAAATGAAGGATTTGAGATTAGCATGAATACCACGGTATTTAGAAATAATGACTGGATGGTGACATTGAATGCAAATTTGGGAGCGAATAAGAATAAGATCACGAAATTAGGGGAAGAGACAA
The window above is part of the Butyricimonas paravirosa genome. Proteins encoded here:
- a CDS encoding ExbD/TolR family protein, translating into MAKFRKEGGKETPAISTASLPDIVFMLLFFFMVSTTMREVLVMVDNGMPEAKEISKLEKKSLVSNIFIGKPKDQYVATYGSEPRIQLNDKLANVSEISSFVAAEQETRKEEERNMITNNLKVDQFTKMGIVTDVKQELRKANSLRVSYATRKKVK
- a CDS encoding ExbD/TolR family protein, with product MARKKTPEINASSTADIAFLLLTFFLMTTTMDVDSGLFRRLPPMPPPDQVIAPPVAKRNILQVLVNKNDLLAVNGELMQIENLKEKAKEFILNPQNREDLPSKVVKEIPFFGQAEVSRGIISLQSDRGTSYKMYIAVQDELTAAYNEIRDMKAMEKWGKKYSDLTEEQMDAVRKLVPTAISEAEPKNIGKGGKR
- a CDS encoding MotA/TolQ/ExbB proton channel family protein → MRKLFALIAVLGMLTIGASSMLMAQENETTQTETTETYQEEEETTDPTVLEDESQIESTSFHAALKQKFIEGGAAFMSFVILCLIFGLAIAIERVIYLNLASTNTKKLIVSVEDALNNGGVEAAKEVCRNTRGPIASIFYQGLCRYDQGIDMVEKSVVSYGSVQMGLLEKGMSWISLFIGLAPMLGFLGTVIGMIDAFDKIQAAGDIQPSLVAGGIKVALITTVGGLIVAMILQVFYNYCIAKIESIVNDMEDASVTLLDILVKYNQKH
- a CDS encoding asparaginase, whose amino-acid sequence is MTKPVLIIYTGGTIGMVNDPETGALCPFNFDQIACEVPEIKEFGFTIDSYTLPEIIDSSDLQPQLWKDLCSIILKNYDDYRGFVVLHGTDTMAYSAAALSFMLNNLTKPVIFTGSQLPIGKIRTDGKENLIAAIEIAAAYDQEKAIVPEVCILFGDKLFRGNRTTKINAESFDAFQSFNYPALANIGIHIHYDYSAIDYTPRTEPVSAFCDVDTNIAILKIFPGMRPEVIDAVTGIPGLKGIILETYGSGNAPTNKVFLNKVKEVLSKGIFVYNVTQCQGGSVEMGKYETSRELLNAGVISGHDITTEAAVCKMMYVLGKYKDTNEIKKYLNNGLKGEISPKYIGF
- a CDS encoding TatD family hydrolase; this encodes MFIDTHSHIYAEEFDNDREEVIQRALAANVRQIVLPDIDSTTRQAMLSLAQAHPDMMYPTLGVHPTSVNESYKTEMQLFEKLLGQETIHGIGECGIDLYWDKTFYKEQIIVFERQLNIAREMDLPVIIHSRDSLIEIFTVLKRQHYNMKGIFHCFPGTEEDARRAIDLGFLLGIGGVVTFKKSSMAEVVGRIGAEHLVLETDAPYLAPVPYRGKRNESSYIPCIAAKIAEIIGIDMKKVEEITTNNAMNLFNLHVSSANCS
- a CDS encoding RNA polymerase sigma factor; this translates as MDVENDSSLRIDEQVFKNLFDKFYQALCVFASTYLKDDALSADIVQEGFVKFWNKREGFDNYFKVKSFLYTMVRNDCLNYIRDNKLRREDLSVVESLEFYTETLVEEEAYRMFYNAVESLPHQTRQVILLSMDGLKNSEIAGQLGIAESSVHTLKKIAYKKLRKILREYYYLVFIFLLNK
- a CDS encoding FecR family protein, with product MDKNSKELMDDPFLLASWIAKSMAGELSDEELQLLDEWRMASGRNRRLYDRIVSREGWESKQKHFTAFDKVSGWQGYSKKLKKTEKKAIRWRVFLRYAAVLLIPLGAAVYGVLHSGEETVSLADLNAITPGGTRAELVLPSGEVVDLVEKSGVISRGENTVINNEGKTLSYKSTGNQAPMDSLRYNEVIVPKGGEYQLVLSDGTLVYLNSMTKVRFPERFSEKCREVEVCGEAFFEVTKNKDVPFIVKTGAYEITVLGTKFNVTAYADEHMITTTLVEGAVSISGKCIGEARTLRPNEQLVLDQTSGGVEVRKVDVNYYTAWKDGMFRFRDVRLEEIMRVVERWYDMTVVYEDESVKDLHFGFNMSRLETIEPLLNIFELNGKIKITKEGKVLKIQRGR
- a CDS encoding SusC/RagA family TonB-linked outer membrane protein; this encodes MSKWTFLFVFLGIINTHGTVYSQNEQQVTISMKNAYLKDILWAIQRQTTFVFMYHEEDLDKVGKVNVEAKASTVEKILSDCLKGTGLTYVFQNEVIVLKPLDDEKKKEIRIAGKVTDEEKAPLPGVTIMVKGTNLGTATNAEGRYSLTLPEMKGITLLFSFVGMEPREVKYTGKDIIDVVMREDKVKMDEVVVTGYMNVRKESFTGNATTVTRDQLMKVNNKNVIAALQAFDPSFRIKENNIWGSDPNALPEFNIRGESSIAVNKGLDVEQQRRNQRTNLKDNPNMPVFILDGFEVSVEKIYDMDMNRIESMTILKDAAATALYGSRAANGVVVVTTVAPKPGEMQITYNFTGGGDFPDLSDYNLCNASEMLEVERRAGLYTDPNSQATADIDYNGRMQQILRGVDTYWLGKPLRNVFNHKHSLNLQGGEETIRYSLDLNYDSNNGVMKGSYRSRTGAGLTLDYRPKRWLQMMNSITYNRTSTEDSPYGAFSTYASMKPYLPIHDENGDLLQNLKAGSFTAVNPLYAVKYLGNYSGKGKSDDITNNLNINMYFWNDFQFKGQFSITKTTSKTETFKDPKDAIFQQTGITDEQKGSLDRTTGDSWSWNVNAMLYYNKTVGKHHFINATLGMNAKEAESETVQAKFVGFGIGGMNTPIFAADQPDKSQVSASKSRLIGFLGSVNYSYDDIYLFDASFRFDASSQFGKDKRWAPFWSVGGGINFHNYKFLKDNWLISTLKIRATYGSTGNVNFPISMATTTYQINTDSWFFTGAGAQFNTLGNPRLTWEKTNTVDAGFTIALLNDLIYLDASYYCKKTEDLIDEISVRHSSGFKTYNINSGAIKNEGFEISMNTTVFRNNDWMVTLNANLGANKNKITKLGEETKAYNEKILNEWNQGGGQYSDVLSSPVILYYEGASTSAMYAVRSEGIDPANGRERFIKKNGLPTYTWDANDQVVVGDNNPDAQGSVGLNVAYKGFYLNASFMYQWGAQSYNETLLNKVENADVRGSNVDRRVLTQRWMNPGDIAPFYDMGNQTKTQVTTRFVQDYDYFNFSGLSLGYDFSRELISKWRLRSLGLRFNMNDICRWSTVKEERGTSYPFSRSFSFTLNIGI